In Vigna angularis cultivar LongXiaoDou No.4 chromosome 8, ASM1680809v1, whole genome shotgun sequence, one DNA window encodes the following:
- the LOC108345931 gene encoding UDP-glucose 6-dehydrogenase 1 — translation MVKICCIGAGYVGGPTMAVIALKCPTIEVAVVDISKSRIAAWNSDHLPIYEPGLDDVVKQCRGKNLFFSTDVEKHVYEADIVFVSVNTPTKTRGLGAGKAADLTYWESAARMIADVSKSDKIVVEKSTVPVKTAEAIEKILTHNGKGIKFQILSNPEFLAEGTAIKDLFNPDRVLIGGRETPEGEKAIQTLKSVYAHWVPEERILTTNLWSAELSKLAANAFLAQRISSANAMSALCEATGANVTQVTYAVGTDTRIGPKFLNASVGFGGSCFQKDILNLVYICECNGLPEVAEYWKQVIKINDYQKSRFVNRVVSSMFNTVATKKIAILGFAFKKDTGDTRETPAIDVCKGLLGDKARLSIYDPQVTEDQIQRDLWMNKFDWDHPIHLQPTSPTTEKKVSVVWDAYEATKDADGVCILTEWDEFKTLDYQKVYDNMRKPAFVFDGRNVVDVEKLREIGFIVYSIGKPLDPWLKDMPAVA, via the coding sequence atggTGAAGATTTGCTGCATTGGTGCTGGATATGTGGGAGGTCCTACAATGGCAGTCATTGCACTGAAGTGCCCCACCATTGAAGTTGCTGTTGTTGATATCTCTAAGTCCCGCATTGCAGCATGGAACAGTGACCACCTTCCTATCTACGAGCCAGGCCTTGATGATGTGGTGAAGCAATGTCGTGGCAAGAACCTTTTCTTTAGCACCGATGTTGAGAAACATGTCTACGAGGCTGACATAGTGTTTGTCTCCGTAAACACCCCGACAAAAACTCGTGGTCTTGGAGCAGGCAAGGCTGCAGATTTGACATACTGGGAGAGTGCAGCTCGCATGATTGCCGATGTCTCCAAGAGTGACAAAATTGTGGTAGAGAAATCCACTGTCCCTGTGAAAACTGCAGAGGCTATAGAGAAAATTTTGACTCACAATGGGAAGGGCATCAAGTTCCAAATCCTGTCAAACCCAGAATTCCTTGCCGAGGGAACTGCAATCAAAGATCTTTTCAACCCAGACAGGGTCCTGATCGGAGGAAGGGAGACCCCAGAAGGTGAAAAGGCCATTCAGACATTGAAAAGTGTTTATGCTCATTGGGTTCCTGAGGAAAGAATCCTCACCACAAACCTGTGGTCTGCTGAACTGTCCAAGCTTGCTGCTAATGCCTTCTTGGCGCAGAGAATTTCATCTGCGAATGCTATGTCAGCACTTTGTGAGGCCACTGGGGCAAATGTCACACAAGTCACATATGCAGTTGGCACTGACACAAGAATTGGCCCCAAGTTCCTGAATGCCAGTGTTGGTTTTGGTGGGTCATGCTTCCAGAAAGATATCTTGAACCTTGTGTACATCTGTGAGTGCAATGGCCTGCCAGAGGTGGCTGAGTACTGGAAGCAAGTGATCAAGATCAATGACTATCAGAAGAGCCGATTCGTGAACCGTGTGGTTTCCTCAATGTTCAACACAGTTGCAACCAAGAAGATTGCCATTCTGGGGTTTGCATTCAAGAAAGACACTGGGGACACAAGGGAGACACCAGCAATTGATGTGTGCAAGGGACTACTTGGTGACAAGGCACGCCTAAGCATATATGATCCGCAGGTGACTGAGGACCAAATTCAGAGGGATCTTTGGATGAACAAGTTTGATTGGGACCACCCCATTCACTTGCAGCCAACTAGTCCTACAACTGAGAAGAAAGTGAGTGTGGTTTGGGATGCATATGAGGCAACAAAGGATGCAGATGGTGTTTGCATTCTGACTGAGTGGGATGAGTTCAAGACTCTTGATTATCAGAAAGTGTACGACAACATGAGAAAACCAGCTTTTGTTTTTGATGGAAGGAACGTTGTGGATGTGGAGAAGCTACGTGAGATTGGTTTCATTGTCTACTCTATTGGGAAACCACTGGATCCATGGCTCAAGGACATGCCTGCTGTGGCATAA
- the LOC108344971 gene encoding microtubule-destabilizing protein 60: protein MELPTNTTHQSKTVTTPSKKPSRNSENANPNVSHLRSPPSKSPALRSSKSNTTNPIVQSPQNRIRQRKFVVAKKKDQKGLRNDSVLCKCKHKGGAKCVCVAYQTLRASQEEFFLKENKFCDDVDEDVEEEAKTECESVNAIEIEGRKSEAVEDKEKEDEGFNKRRRERNRLLEEAGKSKSVAKDGFGKVMHLVKAFEKLLTEPKGSEENNHKEDDHHERKDNKGKMMNWTLPLLQFEEHHKTVAVADASVSDSSSFHCTSDLVLTSENLGLDQGISVSSSWDNSVASVSTGDRRSRRNSLDSCGTFGGSKWKRKEKQKVTKQKPFKLRTEQRGKVKEEELIKKEQKMMAEEEKMRIPIAQGLPWTTDEPECLLKPIVKERTRPIDLKLHSDIRAIDRAEFDQQVVEKFNFIEQLKLERERQQKMSEEEEIKRLRKELVPKAQPMPYFDRPFVPRRSMKHPTIPREPKIHIPQHQPKKMKCLLSWNDMNPCSSYLN from the exons ATGGAACTACCCACCAACACCACCCACCAATCAAAAACAGTCACCACACCTTCAAAGAAACCCTCAAGAAACTCAGAGAATGCGAACCCTAATGTTTCTCACCTTCGAAGCCCTCCTTCAAAGTCCCCTGCTTTGAGATCCTCCAAATCAAACACCACCAACCCAATTGTACAATCGCCGCAGAACAGGATCCGGCAGAGGAAGTTCGTGGTGGCCAAGAAGAAGGATCAAAAAGGTCTTCGAAACGACAGTGTGCTGTGCAAGTGCAAACATAAAGGTGGCGCGAAGTGCGTTTGCGTGGCGTATCAGACCCTTAGGGCTTCTCAAGAAGAGTTTTTCCTCAAAGAGAATAAGTTTTGTGATGATGTTGATGAAGATgttgaagaagaagcaaaaacagAGTGTGAGAGTGTGAATGCAATTGAAATTGAGGGAAGGAAAAGTGAAGCAgtagaagataaagaaaaagaagatgagggATTCAATAAACGAAGGAGGGAGAGGAATAGGTTATTGGAAGAAGCGGGGAAGAGTAAGAGTGTTGCTAAAGATGGATTTGGGAAGGTTATGCATTTAGTTAAGGCCTTTGAGAAGCTTCTCACTGAACCCAAAGGTTCGGAGGAAAACAATCACAAGGAGGATGATCATCATGAAAGGAAAGATAATAAGGGCAAAATGATGAATTGGACTTTGCCTCTGTTGCAATTTGAAGAACATCATAAGACAGTTGCAGTGGCCGATGCTTCTGTTTCTGATTCTTCTTCGTTTCATTGTACTTCTGATTTGGTTTTGACGTCCGAGAACCTTGGCTTGGATCAAGGGATTTCAGTTTCTTCCTCATGGGATAATAGCGTTGCAAG TGTGTCTACTGGGGATAGAAGGAGCCGGAGAAAT AGTTTGGATTCATGTGGCACTTTTGGAGGGAGTAAGTGGAAGAGGAAGGAAAAGCAAAAAGTTACTAAGCAAAAACCATTTAAGCTAAGAACAGAG CAAAGGGGTAaggtgaaagaagaagaattgattaagaaagaacaaaagatgatggctgaagaagaaaaaatgaggATACCAATTGCACAAGGTCTTCCTTGGACAACAGATGAACCTGAG TGCTTGTTAAAACCTATAGTTAAAGAGAGAACAAGGCCTATTGACCTAAAGCTCCATAGTGATATTCGGGCAATTGATCGTGCTGAATTTGACCAACAG GTGGTAGAAAAATTTAACTTCATAGAACAACTGAAGCTGGAAAGGGAAAGACAACAGAAG ATgtcagaagaagaagaaataaagagGTTGAGGAAGGAACTGGTTCCAAAGGCTCAACCAATGCCTTATTTTGATAGACCTTTTGTTCCAAGGAG GTCAATGAAGCATCCAACAATACCTAGAGAACCCAAGATTCACATACCCCAACATCAACCTAAGAAGATGAAATGCTTGTTGTCATGGAATGACATGAATCCCTGCTCCTCCTATCTCAACTAA